The Borrelia hispanica CRI genomic interval TTAAAAAATTTTGGTCGTAGGATAATTTTTCTTTATGTGTATTGTTCATGCCAAAATTTATATTCATAGCATCGCTAAATTTGATTAAATATTCTAATTCATTTGTTGAAATATTAAATTTATTCATTACTTTTATGTTACTTAAAAATTCAATTATTTCTTTTCTGTTAAAATTACTAATAGTTCCTCTATTTGAAATGAATAATTTCATTAATTGTTTTAATGCTATTATGCTTTTACTCTTTAAGATATCTTGAGAATCTAGAATAGTAAAAGCAAGTTCGTATTTACTTAAAAGTTCTTCGATATATGGTAAATACATGTCCATATCTTTTGCAAGATAGGTTATCACTATATCATTTATTTTAATATTGTTATTTTGTGTTGAATGTAAGATGTTGTTTATTAAAATTTCTACTTCTCGTTTTATTGTTTTTGCTTGTATGATTTTAAAACTATCGTCCAAATTTGATAGAGGTGTACCTTTGACAATATTATTTTTTAAGCTTGATAAGAAGTTTATTTCGTTAAATGATTGAATATCAATTTCTTTTGTGATTTGTATGCTTGGTTGCAATTTGGTGATTTTTATTGGTATTAGTTCATTTATAAGATTAGAGTGAATTTGTGTTATATCTTCGAGTACTAATTCATGTACTGCGATGTTGAAAATTTGTTGCAGACAGTGAAAGATTTTCCTGTCAATTTCTCTACTCTCTCCAATGATTATTATTCTTTTTGTTTCAATATCTTGTTTGATATTTGTTATTTCTTTTTCAATTTTTTCTTGTAAATCAAGAATATTGATTTGATTTACAAATAGTTTGTCAAATATTTCTTTTTGTATTGACTCGTAGTAATGTTTATTTTTATCTTCAAATAAAAAGTTATTTGCTCTCCAAGTATCAATTAGATATGAAAATTTAGAATAGTATTTGTGAAATAGATTAATCATTTTTGATGCAAATGCATATCTGTTTTTTGTTGATTGAAATTGTGAGGTGTTTTGTGTTTGATTATCTTTTAATATATGGTATAACACTAATGTTTCTGTTTCTGTATAAAAAAGCAAAGTATTGTTTTCTAAAAATTCTTTTATATTTGGATTTTCTATTGAAATATTATATATCGTTTTAATAGTGTTGTGTTTGATATTGAGATTATATGAAATCCCATTTATAGTTGCTAGATATTTTTTGATTTCATCACTTAAAATGTTATTTTTGACAAGGATAATAGTTTCTTTTTTAAATAAATTGTCATTTCGAATTAGCTCGTTAACCTTATTGTAAATATTACTTATTTTGTTTGTTTTATATATCTTGTACATGGAATTATATTGTATTATTTGCTTTAGCAAGTGTATTTTTTAGATTTTTTAATTTTTCAGTAATACTTACTTTGTATATATGTGGGTTTATGAGTCTTTTATACGTATGGTCAATTTTTTTAAGATCATTTTGAACATTTACCCTTATATTTTCTAATTTTAATTCGTCGGGTTGGACTATATTACCGTTTTCAAAAATCGTATGTATTAAAAATTCGAAACTATCGTAAGTTTTTATTTCTTTAAAAGTATTATCTTGTGTAGGATGAAAGATTGTAAATTGCTTTTTTAAATTTAAAATTTTTTTTAGTTCTTCTTCTTCTTCTTGTAAAAAAATTAGGTCGAAAATCATTTGATTGTTTGAATATATTCTAACAACTCCTTTTTGAGAAGGTAGTGTTGCTTTATCAATGTTATTTGATATTTTCATTTTGGGGATAAATTTGCCATTTTGTTGAATAGATATCATTTTATATACTCCTGAAAGATTAGATTCTCCTTTTGCTGTAACCAAATTTGTTCCAACTCCCCAACAGTCAATGGGCGCATGAATTGAATTTAGATACATAATAATTTCTTCATCAAGTTCATTTGATATGATAATCTTTACATCAAATAATTCATTTTCATTAAGTTTTCTTCTGACTTCTTTGCTTAAGTATTCAAGATCGCCACTGTCAATTCTAACAGAAAAATTTTTTTTTCCTTGTTTTTGTAATTGTTTAAAAATTTTTATTGCGTTCTTAAGTCCGCTTTTGAGAGTATCATAGGTGTCAATTAATAAATTGACATTATTTGGATATGTTTTTGCATATTCCCAAAAGGCTTCTTCTTCGTTTGTGAAACTCATTACCCAACTATGAGCCATTGTACCAATTATAGGAATATTATATTTATATCCTGCAAGCACATTACTTGTAAAATTAGCACCTCCTATATAAGCAGCTTTGCTTGCTGAGAGTGCGCCATTAATTCCTTGTGCTCTTCTAAGTCCAAGTTCTGCTAGATTTTGAGCACCAGCTTCTTTAATTCTTGCTGTTTTTGTTGCAATTAGACTTTCAAAGTTTATTGTGTTTAATACTAGTCCTTCTATTAATAAGAGTTCAATTAAGTTTCCTTCAATTATTAGTATGGGTTCATGAGGAAAAACAATTCTTCCTTCTGTGATTGAATGTATTTTTATATTTAATTTAAATGTTTTTAGATATTCTAAGAATTTTTTATCAAAATAGTTAAGGCTTTCTAGATATTCAAGTTCTTCTTTGTTAAAATGTAATTCTTTTAAGATATTAATTAGTGTGTGAATTCCTGCTAAGATTATATATCCATTATTAAATGGTGTTTTTCTGAAAAACATTTCAAATTTGGCTTTTGGATTAATGTTTTTTGTAAAGTAAGCATTCATCATTGATAGCTCATAAAAGTCTGTAAAGAGTGATAAATTATTCATTGTTTTACATTATACACCAAGAGGTATTTGATTTGTGTGTTTTATGCTGTCTATTTTAATCAACTTTTTGGTTAGATTAACGATAAGTATAACAACTATTAGTATTTAAAATGGGATTATTGAAATGGTTTTTAATATAGCAATAATAGTATAATTATTTGTTGGAGATATTTTATGAGTGGAAAGAATGTATCTAATTTTGATGTTGTAATTTTTGGTGTTACTGGCAATTTGGCTAGAAAAAAACTTATTCCTTCGCTTTTTAATTTATATAAAGATGGTTATATTAGCAATTTTAGAATTATTGGATTTGCACGCAAAAATTTTACTGATGAGGAACTTAAAAATTATATTAAGGACTCGTTGTGGCAAGAAGAGTTTACTGCTTTGGTTGATAATTTTTTACAATTTGTTATTTATTTATCAGGAGATTTTAGAGATAAAAATGCTTATTTAAAATTGTTATCTCTTTTGAGTAATAGAGAGAAAATATATTATCTTGCAACATCTCCTGAATTTTATGAATCAATAATTGAAAATTTAGAGTTGTATTTATGTGATGATACTTCATATTTATCTAAAATTATTCTTGAGAAACCTTTTGGCAGCGATCTTGATACTTCTAGGTTTTTAAATTCTCTTTTATATTCTGTGTTTAAAGAAGAGCAAATTTATAGAATAGATCATTATTTAGGGAAAGAAACGGTTCAAAATATTTTTACATTTAGATTTGGGAATTCTATTTTTGAGAATATTTGGAATAATCGTTATGTAGATTTTGTGCAAATTACAGTAGCAGAAGAAGTTGGTATTGATGGTAGGGCTGAATATTATGATTCTGTTGGAGCATTAAGGGATATGGTTCAAAATCATATTTTGCAGCTCTTAAGTCTTATTGCTATGGAACCTCCTATTGGGTTTAATGCTGATTTTATTCATGATGAGAAGGTTAAAGTTTTAAAAAGTTTAAGAAAGTTTAATCAAGATACTATGAAAGATAATATTATTAAAGGTCAATATGTGTGTTCTCAAGTACAGGGTGTTTCTAGGAAGGGATATAGGAAAGAAGCTAATTTTTTGTGTAATTCAAATACGGAAACCTATTTGGCTATGAAATTATTTATTGATAATTGGCGTTGGTCTGGTGTTCCTTTTTATATTAGAACAGGAAAAGCACTTGTTAGGAAATTTTCAGAGATATATATTCAGTTTAAAAAGCCTGATTTTACTATTTTTAATACTGGACTAACTAATCTTTCAAATGCTTTGGTTTTTAGAATACAACCAAGAGATGGAATTGAAATTAAATTTAATACTAAAAAACCAGGATATAATTATGAGATTCAAGAAGCTAATATGGAATTTTCTTATCATGCTTCATTTAATAAATTTTTTGGTGAATCTTATGAGAGATTACTTTTTGATGCTTTTTTAGGTGATAGAACTTTGTACGCTCGTAATGATGAAATTGATAGTTCTTGGGAATTTGTATCAGATATTCTTGATAAATGGGGAAATATAGAGAATAGAAATTATTTTTATGGATCTGAAGGGCCAATTGAAGCCAATTTAATATTGGAAAGGGATCATTTTTGGCGTAAAATGTAATTGTATATAGTATTTAATTTTATTTCAAATAATAATTTTATATATAATTTAATTTATTCTA includes:
- the zwf gene encoding glucose-6-phosphate dehydrogenase produces the protein MSGKNVSNFDVVIFGVTGNLARKKLIPSLFNLYKDGYISNFRIIGFARKNFTDEELKNYIKDSLWQEEFTALVDNFLQFVIYLSGDFRDKNAYLKLLSLLSNREKIYYLATSPEFYESIIENLELYLCDDTSYLSKIILEKPFGSDLDTSRFLNSLLYSVFKEEQIYRIDHYLGKETVQNIFTFRFGNSIFENIWNNRYVDFVQITVAEEVGIDGRAEYYDSVGALRDMVQNHILQLLSLIAMEPPIGFNADFIHDEKVKVLKSLRKFNQDTMKDNIIKGQYVCSQVQGVSRKGYRKEANFLCNSNTETYLAMKLFIDNWRWSGVPFYIRTGKALVRKFSEIYIQFKKPDFTIFNTGLTNLSNALVFRIQPRDGIEIKFNTKKPGYNYEIQEANMEFSYHASFNKFFGESYERLLFDAFLGDRTLYARNDEIDSSWEFVSDILDKWGNIENRNYFYGSEGPIEANLILERDHFWRKM
- a CDS encoding nicotinate phosphoribosyltransferase — encoded protein: MNNLSLFTDFYELSMMNAYFTKNINPKAKFEMFFRKTPFNNGYIILAGIHTLINILKELHFNKEELEYLESLNYFDKKFLEYLKTFKLNIKIHSITEGRIVFPHEPILIIEGNLIELLLIEGLVLNTINFESLIATKTARIKEAGAQNLAELGLRRAQGINGALSASKAAYIGGANFTSNVLAGYKYNIPIIGTMAHSWVMSFTNEEEAFWEYAKTYPNNVNLLIDTYDTLKSGLKNAIKIFKQLQKQGKKNFSVRIDSGDLEYLSKEVRRKLNENELFDVKIIISNELDEEIIMYLNSIHAPIDCWGVGTNLVTAKGESNLSGVYKMISIQQNGKFIPKMKISNNIDKATLPSQKGVVRIYSNNQMIFDLIFLQEEEEELKKILNLKKQFTIFHPTQDNTFKEIKTYDSFEFLIHTIFENGNIVQPDELKLENIRVNVQNDLKKIDHTYKRLINPHIYKVSITEKLKNLKNTLAKANNTI